A genomic stretch from Sulfurimonas sediminis includes:
- the eno gene encoding phosphopyruvate hydratase, with product MFIDDVSAIEVMDSRGNPTVKATVRLSDGTTASAIVPSGASTGKREALELRDGGDRYMGKGVLKAVENVNSQISDVLIGMSPFNQAVIDATMKELDGTQNYGNLGANAVLGVSMAVARAAAQSLGIPLYRYLGGANAMVMPTPMLNIINGGSHADNNVDFQEYMIMPVGFEDFATSLRASAEVYHNLKSILAAKGHSTALGDEGGFAPDLSSNEEPIQVIMEAIEKAGYKPGEEIGIALDVAASEIVTQGGYRLESEGRTLSSEELVAYYENLCAKYPIVSIEDGLSEDDWDGFKLMTEKLGDKIQIVGDDLFVTNASILHEGIEKGIANSILIKPNQIGSVSETMLTVRLAQRNGYTCVMSHRSGESEDAFIADFATALNCGQIKTGSTARGERTAKYNRLLEIENETVYSEYLGSALFS from the coding sequence ATGTTTATTGATGATGTAAGTGCAATTGAAGTAATGGACTCCCGCGGGAATCCGACAGTAAAAGCAACAGTAAGACTGAGTGACGGAACAACCGCAAGCGCAATAGTACCCTCAGGGGCAAGTACCGGAAAACGCGAAGCTTTGGAGTTGCGTGACGGCGGTGATCGCTACATGGGCAAAGGTGTTTTAAAGGCTGTTGAAAATGTGAATTCTCAGATTTCTGATGTGCTTATCGGGATGAGTCCTTTTAATCAGGCTGTCATTGATGCAACAATGAAAGAGCTTGACGGAACACAAAACTATGGAAATCTCGGGGCAAATGCTGTTCTTGGTGTCTCTATGGCGGTTGCACGTGCTGCTGCACAGAGTCTTGGTATTCCTTTGTACCGCTATTTGGGCGGAGCCAATGCAATGGTTATGCCGACACCAATGCTCAATATCATCAATGGCGGAAGCCATGCTGACAATAATGTAGACTTTCAGGAGTATATGATTATGCCTGTCGGTTTTGAAGATTTTGCAACATCTTTACGCGCTTCTGCTGAAGTGTACCACAACCTGAAATCTATTTTGGCTGCAAAAGGACACAGTACGGCGCTTGGTGACGAGGGTGGTTTTGCACCGGATTTGAGTTCGAATGAGGAACCAATTCAGGTTATCATGGAAGCGATTGAAAAAGCCGGATACAAACCAGGTGAAGAGATTGGGATTGCACTGGATGTTGCAGCGAGTGAAATTGTGACACAAGGCGGATACCGATTAGAGTCTGAAGGTCGTACGCTCAGCAGTGAAGAACTTGTAGCCTATTATGAAAATTTATGTGCAAAGTATCCTATTGTATCGATTGAAGACGGTTTGAGCGAAGACGACTGGGACGGATTTAAACTGATGACTGAAAAACTCGGTGATAAAATCCAGATTGTCGGTGATGACCTGTTTGTTACAAATGCAAGTATTTTGCATGAAGGGATAGAAAAAGGCATTGCCAACTCTATTTTGATAAAGCCAAACCAGATTGGTTCAGTAAGTGAAACGATGCTGACAGTTCGTCTTGCCCAAAGAAACGGTTACACCTGTGTAATGAGCCATCGTTCAGGGGAGAGTGAAGATGCGTTTATCGCTGATTTTGCTACGGCATTGAACTGTGGTCAGATTAAAACAGGTTCGACTGCGCGAGGTGAAAGAACTGCAAAATACAATCGTTTACTGGAAATTGAAAATGAAACAGTTTACAGTGAATATTTAGGTTCGGCACTGTTCTCTTAG
- a CDS encoding AMIN domain-containing protein, translating to MIRVLLFLSLFFLMLHARENPFFPVQSGEDIPLTSNQTTKLPMLKRATVTLPSTARTIESVTVTYKNLDGSIAHKKVTIQNAIDWHLPIFISQNYNESDTTQFIEKQSKKSSKKIKYKKVASLKFIAFYVKKNKLKILTKDKILRNFLLVKPHRIVCDFKRDTDIGSLIKSLKEGSLFTKIRLGTHKGYYRVVIELDGYYSYKLDYIRGGYIITLL from the coding sequence ATGATAAGAGTTTTGTTGTTTTTAAGTCTCTTTTTTTTGATGCTTCATGCAAGAGAAAATCCCTTTTTCCCGGTACAGAGCGGAGAGGATATCCCTTTAACATCCAATCAGACAACAAAACTGCCGATGCTCAAGAGAGCCACTGTGACATTGCCCTCAACTGCACGAACGATTGAAAGTGTTACTGTGACATATAAAAATCTCGACGGTTCGATTGCACATAAAAAAGTCACTATCCAAAATGCGATAGACTGGCATCTGCCTATTTTCATTTCACAAAACTATAATGAATCCGACACTACACAGTTTATTGAAAAACAGAGTAAAAAAAGCAGTAAAAAAATAAAATACAAAAAAGTCGCATCATTAAAGTTCATAGCATTTTATGTCAAAAAGAACAAACTCAAGATTTTGACAAAAGATAAAATACTGAGGAATTTTTTGTTGGTCAAACCACATAGAATCGTCTGTGACTTTAAGCGTGATACAGATATAGGCAGTCTGATAAAAAGCTTGAAAGAGGGTTCTCTTTTTACAAAAATACGACTGGGAACACATAAAGGCTACTACAGGGTTGTGATAGAACTCGATGGATATTACAGCTATAAACTGGATTATATCCGTGGCGGATATATAATTACACTTTTATAA
- a CDS encoding DUF481 domain-containing protein yields MKLLIILVLFLVNLEAVITIAPVDIGKQPGLSGGVKGSFSTTRGNTETDEYSAGLRMIYDNNSSYVAWSDIAFNYAKASGALNRQNTYAHLRYIHTLYTKHLNWEAFVQSQTNKFTKVEKRLLAGLGLRYHTQMQGYGNIYVGFGGFSEYISYTTNVDPSEHNLRLNMYIAYKNRFTKNVRFSYIGYYQPRVDVWSDTIASNAAELRVTIYKRLSINFELTYNQDTRPAIGVKKYDFSQKTSFVYDF; encoded by the coding sequence ATGAAGTTATTGATTATATTGGTACTGTTTTTGGTTAATTTGGAGGCTGTCATTACCATAGCACCGGTAGATATTGGGAAACAGCCAGGGCTGAGTGGCGGTGTAAAAGGCTCTTTTTCCACAACACGGGGCAATACCGAGACCGATGAGTACAGTGCAGGTTTGCGTATGATATATGACAATAACAGCTCCTATGTGGCATGGAGCGATATAGCATTTAATTACGCGAAAGCATCAGGAGCGCTAAACAGACAAAACACGTATGCACATCTGCGCTACATTCATACACTCTATACGAAACATTTGAACTGGGAAGCGTTTGTACAGTCTCAGACAAACAAGTTTACAAAGGTAGAAAAAAGGCTGCTGGCCGGTCTTGGCCTGAGATACCATACACAAATGCAGGGGTATGGAAATATTTATGTGGGATTTGGCGGTTTTAGCGAATATATCAGCTACACGACAAATGTTGATCCGAGTGAGCATAATTTAAGATTAAATATGTATATTGCATATAAAAACAGATTTACCAAAAATGTAAGATTTTCATATATTGGCTACTACCAGCCCAGAGTAGATGTATGGAGTGATACTATAGCATCAAATGCAGCAGAATTAAGAGTAACAATATACAAACGGCTTTCAATTAATTTTGAATTGACATACAATCAGGATACAAGGCCTGCTATTGGAGTAAAAAAATATGATTTTTCCCAAAAGACAAGTTTTGTGTATGATTTTTAA
- the mgtE gene encoding magnesium transporter — translation MKELNKYLQSHSSSEMHPAEIAKILKGLNDKDFSEAIKLVPKDLVGDVALALPDRYFDDVVENFNAEELSHAVSELESDDQLEFMQELEDVDEDKASEVFHKLDAEDKHEIAKLKKYDEDQAGAYMQLEVFTAKEDEIVQDVIKRFARLRKENELENVQNLFIVDSNNRLLYTVGLDDLLIFDFSKTIKENIEQSEESFEPKSARDTEDIKEVVNYFKEYDLSVMPVVNDEGILVGRITSDDIYDIINEHATEQMYNLAGVDDEAEEDEDVLKATKKRATWLGINLLTAIAASLVIGLFSETINSMVALAVLMPIVASMGGNAGTQSLTVVVRQLALGEISQTDAFRTIKKEVVISLMNGLLFAVVMGIIAWLWFHIPMLGVVIGLSMIINLLMAGFFGAMIPLLLKILGIDPAIGSTVILTTVTDVVGFFSFLALAKYILL, via the coding sequence ATGAAAGAACTAAATAAATATTTACAATCACACAGCAGCAGTGAAATGCATCCGGCTGAAATAGCAAAAATTTTAAAAGGCTTAAATGACAAAGATTTCAGCGAGGCAATAAAACTGGTTCCAAAAGACCTGGTAGGCGATGTTGCACTGGCTCTGCCTGACAGGTATTTTGATGATGTGGTCGAAAACTTTAATGCAGAGGAACTTTCTCATGCTGTAAGTGAACTTGAATCAGACGATCAGCTTGAGTTTATGCAAGAGTTGGAAGATGTTGATGAAGATAAAGCTTCAGAAGTATTTCACAAGCTTGATGCCGAAGACAAACATGAAATTGCAAAACTCAAAAAGTATGATGAAGATCAGGCCGGCGCTTACATGCAACTTGAGGTATTTACTGCAAAAGAGGATGAAATAGTTCAGGATGTCATTAAAAGGTTTGCCCGTTTAAGAAAAGAGAATGAACTTGAAAATGTTCAAAATCTGTTTATAGTAGACAGCAACAACAGACTTTTGTATACGGTAGGTCTGGATGACCTGCTCATATTTGATTTTTCAAAGACCATCAAAGAGAATATTGAGCAGAGTGAGGAGTCTTTTGAGCCTAAAAGTGCACGAGATACGGAAGATATCAAAGAGGTTGTAAACTATTTTAAAGAGTATGACCTCTCTGTTATGCCGGTTGTGAATGATGAAGGAATCCTTGTTGGTCGTATCACCTCTGATGATATTTATGATATCATCAATGAACACGCAACAGAGCAGATGTATAATCTTGCCGGTGTTGATGACGAAGCGGAAGAGGATGAAGATGTTCTCAAGGCAACGAAAAAGCGTGCAACATGGCTGGGCATCAACCTGTTGACGGCAATTGCCGCTTCTTTGGTTATCGGATTGTTTTCAGAGACGATTAACTCCATGGTTGCGCTTGCTGTTTTAATGCCCATAGTGGCTTCAATGGGAGGCAATGCCGGAACGCAGAGTCTGACCGTTGTTGTACGACAACTTGCTTTGGGTGAAATATCGCAGACAGATGCCTTTAGAACCATAAAAAAAGAGGTGGTCATCTCTTTGATGAATGGTCTGCTTTTTGCTGTAGTAATGGGTATAATAGCGTGGTTGTGGTTTCATATACCGATGCTTGGAGTAGTTATCGGATTAAGTATGATAATTAACCTGTTAATGGCCGGATTTTTTGGAGCAATGATTCCCTTGTTACTCAAAATACTTGGCATAGACCCCGCTATTGGGAGTACTGTTATTTTAACAACAGTGACTGATGTTGTCGGCTTTTTCAGCTTTTTGGCATTGGCAAAATATATATTACTTTAA
- a CDS encoding CNNM domain-containing protein, whose product MELLLIFFLLSVGISFLCSILESVLLSVNMSYVAVLEKEKPAVGKLLRHHKEDIHKSIASVLILNTIANTLGAAAVGAQASKIFGNDAVVYVSVILTFAILFISEIIPKTIGAIYWKQLAPVAAYFIRVFIWITYPIILTTLAVTNKISKGKKDSNSLTKQELLESMLMSEDEGVIDEKESDVIENILNLDNIKVSEILTPRSVVFALDEDMLIKDVIKTQPAIFKFSRIPIFKGSIENVTGLVLTKKIFKQALQDDNVPLSYIKKEIFIINENIPVSKALDMFIKKKDHMFLVTDNYDQTEGIITLEDCIETILGLEIMDESDTTEDMRELAKRKMKMKRKFKGN is encoded by the coding sequence TTGGAACTATTACTCATATTTTTTCTTCTTTCTGTCGGCATTTCGTTTTTGTGCTCAATATTAGAGTCGGTATTGCTCTCTGTCAACATGTCTTATGTGGCAGTGTTGGAGAAAGAGAAACCTGCTGTAGGAAAACTTCTGCGTCACCACAAAGAAGATATTCACAAATCAATTGCTTCGGTGCTTATTTTAAATACCATTGCGAACACTCTCGGTGCTGCGGCAGTGGGTGCACAGGCTTCAAAAATATTTGGGAATGATGCGGTAGTGTATGTATCGGTTATATTGACTTTTGCCATTTTGTTTATATCTGAGATAATTCCAAAAACCATAGGGGCGATTTACTGGAAACAGCTGGCTCCAGTGGCAGCATATTTTATTCGGGTTTTTATATGGATTACATATCCTATCATACTGACAACCCTGGCTGTTACAAATAAAATATCAAAAGGAAAAAAGGATTCCAACTCTTTAACAAAACAGGAACTTCTTGAGAGTATGTTGATGAGTGAAGATGAAGGGGTGATAGATGAGAAAGAGTCAGATGTCATTGAAAATATTTTAAATCTTGACAATATCAAAGTGAGTGAAATTCTCACGCCGCGAAGCGTTGTTTTTGCTTTGGATGAAGATATGCTTATCAAAGATGTTATCAAGACCCAGCCGGCAATTTTTAAATTTTCCCGGATACCGATTTTTAAAGGTTCCATAGAAAATGTAACAGGGCTGGTACTGACGAAAAAGATATTTAAACAGGCACTTCAGGATGACAATGTACCCCTGTCTTATATCAAAAAAGAGATATTTATCATCAATGAAAACATACCGGTAAGCAAGGCACTGGATATGTTTATAAAGAAAAAAGACCATATGTTCTTAGTCACAGACAATTATGACCAGACAGAGGGGATAATCACTCTTGAAGACTGTATAGAAACAATACTGGGCTTGGAAATTATGGATGAGAGTGATACAACCGAAGATATGAGAGAACTGGCAAAGAGAAAAATGAAAATGAAACGGAAGTTCAAAGGAAATTAA
- a CDS encoding CZB domain-containing protein encodes MSEIAINTNDTMENFADTINTLKTDIHTVSLDAGKNAFALFLAKYKVHHIIFKSNAYSAVVNGTVTETIKKDYKHCGFGSWYYTQGQKVFASNPTFQKMEAVHIKFHDLINKNLDCALNGGCATKTDIKEEIINRFAEAEVASTKLFQLMNELIEEVGENVNMKEVLS; translated from the coding sequence ATGAGTGAAATTGCTATCAATACAAATGATACAATGGAAAATTTTGCAGATACGATAAATACTTTAAAAACAGATATTCACACTGTATCGCTTGATGCCGGGAAAAATGCTTTTGCATTATTTTTAGCAAAATACAAAGTACATCATATAATTTTTAAGTCTAATGCTTATTCAGCAGTTGTCAATGGTACAGTAACTGAAACAATTAAAAAAGACTATAAACATTGCGGGTTCGGTTCTTGGTACTATACCCAAGGACAAAAAGTTTTTGCCTCTAATCCAACTTTTCAAAAGATGGAAGCTGTCCATATAAAATTTCATGACCTCATAAATAAAAACCTTGATTGTGCATTAAATGGTGGATGTGCTACAAAAACAGATATTAAGGAAGAAATCATCAATCGATTTGCTGAAGCTGAAGTTGCTTCTACAAAACTCTTTCAATTAATGAACGAACTGATAGAAGAAGTAGGTGAAAATGTAAATATGAAAGAGGTTCTTTCTTAA